The DNA region TTTTCGCCCGCGAAGCGAACGCGGTCGGTGGCCAGGCAGTGCGTTCCCCAGCCTGCGGGCACCGTCAGCGCGCGCTCGGTCCAGCGCAGCGCATCCTCGCCGCTCACCACGGCGGCGACTCCGGGAAGCGACAGCGCTTCGCTCGTATCGACGGACAGGACGCGCGCGTGCGCGTGGGGGCTGCGCAGGATCGCGCAGTGCAGCATGCCCGGAAGCGCGAGGTCGTCGATGAAGCGGGTGCTTCCGGTGAGCAGCTTGGGGTCCTCGACGCGATGGACCGATCGACCGACGAAGCGACCCTCCGCCACGGCTCAGCCCCCGTCCGTCTCGCGCAGCTTCTCCGCCGCGCGCCTCACCGAGGCCAGGATCGACTGGTAGCCCGTGCAGCGGCAGATCTGACCGCCGAGCGCGTCCCTGATCTCGTCGTCGCTGGGCTCGCGATTGCGCCGCAGCAGCTCGAGCGTGCTGACCAGGAAGCCGGGCGTGCAGAAGCCGCACTGCAGACCGCGCTCCTCCAGAAAGGCGCGCTGGATCGGATGAAGCTCCCCGTCGACCGCGAGGCCCTCGACGGTCTCCACTCTCGCGCCGCTCGCCTGCACCGCGAGCGTGAGACACGAGCGGGCCGGAGCGCCGTCGAGCAGGATCGTGCAGGCGCCGCAGACTCCGTGCTCGCAGCCGACGTGCGTGCCGGTGAGTCCGAGCTCGTGGCGCAGGAAATCGGCGAGAGAGGTGCGGGCCTCCGCGCGCCCCTCGAGCTCGCATCCGTTCACGGAAAGCCGGATGGTGAATGTCTCAGACACCGGGCGCGCGCCCCCGGGAGCTCGTGGCTCGCGCGGCCGCCTCGGCGAGCGCGCGCTGCACCAGAACGCGCGTGAGATGCGCGCGGTACTCCGAGGAGGCGTGCGCATCCGACTGCGGCGGCCCGAGCTCCGCGGCGACCCGCTCCGCCGCGCGCAGGTGCAGGGATTCGCCCGGCCGCTCGCCTGCGAGCGCGGCTTCAGCCGCCCGCGCTCGCACGGGCCGCGGGCCCACGCCGAAGGGGACCAACCGGGCGTCGCAGTAACGGCCCGTGTCGTCGAGCGAGACGCTCGCCACCACGCCGGCCAGCGCGAAGTCACCGGGCCTGCGGGCGAACTCGAGACACGACCAGCCGCTTCGCGACGGCAGCAGCGGCCAGCGCACCGCGGCCAGAATCTCGCCGGGCTCGAGCGCGGTCGCGAGAAACCCCTGGAAGAAGTCGTCCGCGACGATCGTCCGCGTCGTGCCCGCGCCGCGGACGCGAAGGGTCGCCCCGAGCGCGACCGCGAGCGCGGGGTACTCGGCCGCGGGGTCCGCCTGTACCAGCGATCCGCCGACCGTCCCGCGGCTGCGGATCGGCGCGTGGCCGATCAGACCGGTCGCCGTGTGCAGGAGCGGGTGGCGCTCGCGCACCAGCGGCGAGTGCTCCACGGTCCGCTTGCGGGTCACCGCGCCGATCTCGAGCGCGCCGTCCGACTCCACGACGTAATCGAGCTCGGCGATTCGCGACACGTCGACCAGAACGCTCGGCCGCGCCAGCCGCAAATTCAGCAGCGGCAGCAGGCTCTGCCCGCCCGCGAGGATCATCGCGTCGTCGCCGTGCTCCGCGAGCCGAGCGACCGCCTCTTCGGCGCTCGACGCGGCGACGTAGCGGAACGGGACCGGTTTCATGCGCAGCCTCGTCGAGACAGTGCCGGATGCGATTCTACTCGAAGGTCACCGGCGCGTGAATCGCTTGACGAAATCCCCCGGTTCGCGCTCTTCTCGTGCGGCGTCGCAGCGCGGGAGGCGGGAGGAGCGATGGATCTGCTGCTG from Deltaproteobacteria bacterium includes:
- a CDS encoding xanthine dehydrogenase family protein subunit M: MKPVPFRYVAASSAEEAVARLAEHGDDAMILAGGQSLLPLLNLRLARPSVLVDVSRIAELDYVVESDGALEIGAVTRKRTVEHSPLVRERHPLLHTATGLIGHAPIRSRGTVGGSLVQADPAAEYPALAVALGATLRVRGAGTTRTIVADDFFQGFLATALEPGEILAAVRWPLLPSRSGWSCLEFARRPGDFALAGVVASVSLDDTGRYCDARLVPFGVGPRPVRARAAEAALAGERPGESLHLRAAERVAAELGPPQSDAHASSEYRAHLTRVLVQRALAEAAARATSSRGRAPGV
- a CDS encoding xanthine dehydrogenase family protein molybdopterin-binding subunit, whose translation is MAEGRFVGRSVHRVEDPKLLTGSTRFIDDLALPGMLHCAILRSPHAHARVLSVDTSEALSLPGVAAVVSGEDALRWTERALTVPAGWGTHCLATDRVRFAGE
- a CDS encoding (2Fe-2S)-binding protein; translation: MRTPPRSTARISRAFWCSARSPRRPREPRAPGGARPVSETFTIRLSVNGCELEGRAEARTSLADFLRHELGLTGTHVGCEHGVCGACTILLDGAPARSCLTLAVQASGARVETVEGLAVDGELHPIQRAFLEERGLQCGFCTPGFLVSTLELLRRNREPSDDEIRDALGGQICRCTGYQSILASVRRAAEKLRETDGG